The following proteins come from a genomic window of Montipora capricornis isolate CH-2021 chromosome 9, ASM3666992v2, whole genome shotgun sequence:
- the LOC138017529 gene encoding uncharacterized protein has protein sequence MAALPGSRAWWKGVDELSHRRCAACKVNLDNSNLVELNDYFAKLCSDDMYTEPTLVTFSDELEIPVISERQVWNVLSALKRTVTGPDQIPYWVWKEHAEIFTPPITKIWNLSVSTQCLQSSWKRAIITPLPKVDVPKVNGDYRGINITPVIARAFEKMVYHCHARETIESHLSTSQFAYRKGGDCTDALLSIQRRINSYLDNSDFKAVRFFAMDFGKALTL, from the coding sequence ATGGCTGCCCTTCCAGGTAGTCGGGCTTGGTGGAAAGGAGTTGATGAATTGTCACATCGGCGTTGCGCAGCTTGCAAAGTAAACTTGGATAACAGCAATTTGGTGGAATTGAATGATTATTTCGCTAAGCTCTGCTCAGATGATATGTACACAGAACCAACTCTTGTCACATTCAGCGATGAGTTGGAGATCCCGGTAATTTCCGAACGGCAGGTCTGGAATGTACTCAGCGCTCTCAAAAGAACTGTGACTGGACCCGACCAGATTCCTTACTGGGTTTGGAAGGAGCATGCAGAGATCTTTACGCCTCCTATCACCAAAATATGGAATCTCTCGGTCTCTACTCAGTGTTTGCAATCATCGTGGAAGCGAGCGATTATCACTCCCCTCCCCAAAGTGGATGTTCCTAAAGTAAATGGTGATTATCGCGGCATTAATATCACTCCTGTTATAGCGAGGGCTTTCGAGAAAATGGTGTACCACTGCCATGCCCGTGAGACCATTGAAAGCCATCTCAGCACCTCACAGTTCGCCTACAGAAAGGGTGGAGACTGTACTGATGCTCTCTTGTCAATTCAACGTAGGATCAACAGCTACTTGGATAACTCGGATTTTAAAGCAGTTCGCTTTTTTGCTATGGACTTCGGCAAAGCTTTGACTCtgtaa